A part of Rhipicephalus microplus isolate Deutch F79 chromosome 8, USDA_Rmic, whole genome shotgun sequence genomic DNA contains:
- the LOC142768980 gene encoding uncharacterized protein LOC142768980 isoform X2 produces MATAETSVLLITLMLSFIRGSFEVGRWIEDRDPNRFENQALARYVYEHMRPRQSTAGMRVLVTQARTKHEGGKIVNLGFIVYQGVEMLEKCITTVFTPQGGVPEGRLSITKFWCRRSF; encoded by the exons ATGGCTACAGCTGAAACTTCAGTGCTGCTCATCACATTGATGCTGAGCTTTATCAGAGGAAGCTTCGAAGTCGGTCGGTGGATAGAAGACAGAGATCCAAACAGATTTGAGAATCAAGCCCTAGCACGGTACGTCTATGAGCACATGAGGCCTCGACAAAGTACAGCAGGAATGCGGGTTCTTGTAACACAAGCTAGGACAAAG CATGAAGGAGGAAAAATTGTGAACCTCGGATTCATTGTCTACCAGGGAGTTGAG atgCTCGAGAAATGTATCACCACTGTTTTCACACCTCAAGGTGGTGTACCTGAAGGAAGATTATCCATTACTAAATTTTGGTGCAGAAGAAGTTTTTAA